The DNA sequence TCAATTCGGCCGTGACGATCCTTCGGGAAGGCATGTTTCAGACTGTTGGAAATGAGCTCTGCCGTGAGAAGGGCCAGCGGTGTTGCAACCTCGGGCCTGAGGAAGACATCTGTAGCCGCGATGTGGTAGCTGACGTGATCTGTTTGCCGGTAAATATCGAAAAGAGCGTCACACAGGCGATTAAAATATTGTGTCATATCGATTCGGCTCAAATTCTCCGATAGATATAACTGTTCATGAACCAGTGCCATAGATTGCACTTGCATCTGCGTATCGAGGTAGAGCCTGTAATCATTATCATTTTCAAAATAGTTGCTTTGAAGACTCAAAAGACTACTGATGATCTGTAAATTGTTTTTAACACGATGATGAATTTCTTTCAGCAAAACTTCTTTTTCCGCCAAAGACTTTCGCAGAAGATTTTCATGCTCCTTTCTCGTGGTAATATCCCTGATGATACCAACCGATCCGAAGCCTCCCTCAAGCATCGTATTTGAGAACCCTACGGCACTAACCTCACCATAGGCTATTACGGCACCTATCATCTGCTTCTGACGATCAGGGAGGTGTGGTCCGGGGATGACCCTTACCTCGAGTCCGGCTGTCTTGCGTTCTCCTGTCCGCCGTTCATCAAAGAGCTTGGGAGCACCCACGTCGCCGGTCGTTTTCCCTGTATATCGGGGAAGCACTGTCTCTCTGCTTACCCTTGGGATATCGGAGGGGTCAAGGATGCTGGAAAAATGTTTACCGAGTAATTCGTAGGGTTCATATCCGATGACACGGACGGCATCATTGACAAAATTGAACATCCCCCTGTCGTCGAGTGAGTAGATGATATCGGGAAGCGCCTGGACCAAATCCAGGTAACGCCGTTCGGTTGCCTGGAGATGGATGTTGTGCCGGTCCATGCTCTCTTTGTAATTAAGAATTTTTCGAATCCTGTGAGGAAGAGTCGTAAGATACGTCCCTTCTTTGTCACGTATTAAAAAATCACTGGTTTCGTTCGAAACCATCTCATCGATCATGTTGTGATCGATGAAATCAAACAACAAAATAAAAGGCTGGGGCCAAAGAATAAGCCAATCGGCAAAGCCTCCATTCTGGAATTTCAGGTCGGTGACGATGATATCCACATCATGAGTTTTGCTGAGTTCTTCCACATTGGAAACCGATTCGGGGAAAAGAAGGGTATAGGGAAGATTATCCTTTTTTACTAACTGATGAAATGCCATTTGCTCGGCTCTGTCCGCCACAGCGAACATGATGACATGCCGTCGCCTCTCGCTATCAGGGTGTCTGCTCATACCTGCGATATCGTATCACCATTTTATTTTTCTAGCCACCCCGTGCTCCTTGACAATAGGCAATAGGACAGCGTAAAGTATTTTGTATGCAACCGTGTGCAAAGGGGTGGAAATGGAATGAATCATCATTTGTTCGGCATAGATGCCTGGGTTTTACGCGAGGAGCGTTTCGACAGGAACACGATTGCCGCAAGGGAGACGCTTTTTACCCTTGGCAACGGCTATCTCGGCATTCGGGGCTGTCATGAAGAGCTGGATGCTTCATGGTGGCGGGGCAGCTATGTCAACGGCTTTTATGAAAGCCGCCCCATTGTCTATGGTGAAAGGGCCTATGGTTTTGCCGATCGCTACCAGACCATTCTCAATTGCAGTGATGCCACGCTTATCACGCTGAATCTGCATGAGGAATCTTTTTCCCCGGCGACTTCGCATATCGATGCCTATAGCCGGGAGCTTGATCTTCGCACCGGAATCCTGAAGCGGAGCCTGGTGTGGTCGCCTTCCTCCGCTCCCGGTACGAAGGTGAAGGTAGAAAGCCGTCGTCTTGTACCCTACCAGCCTCGTCATCTCATGCTGATTTCCTATAGGGTTACCCTCATCGAGGGGGGAGGGAATTTTTCCCTTCGTCACGAACTCTCCGGTGATGTTTCCAATCTCGCCGCCGGTGACGATCCCCGTACCGGTTCTCATATTATGCCGGGAGATTTCGGGATCGAATCTGTTCGCCAGGAAGAAAACCATACCGTGCTGAATCATTTTACGAAAATGAGCGGCCTTCGTATGTGTGTCGTCGCGGACCGCTCCTTTTCCTGTTCTGCCGGTGAAGGGGGGTATGAACTATGGCGGAAAGAACGTAACAGCGGTGGTATTGTCGGGGCTCAGGCGGACATGAAGGCAGGTGATTGGCTGGAGATGGTTGTTTGTGCAGGATGGTATCACGGTGCAGCCGGAGAGGAGCAACAGTTGGAGTCCAGAGCCATTTCGCACGTTTCCGAGGCTCTTTCCTGCGGTTTCGATGCGGCCGCAGATACGCAGAGGAAATTTCTCGATCAGTTTTGGGAAGATGCCGATCTCCTGGTCGAACATGCCCCCGATGTGCAGCAGAGCATCCGGTTCAACCTCTTCCATCTGCTGCAGGGAGCCGGAAGAGAAGGAGGAACCTCGCTCCCTGCAAAAGGGCTTACCGGCGAGGGATATGAAGGACACTTTTTCTGGGACACGGAGATCTATGCGCTTCCCTTTTTTCTCTACACCCGTCCGGAAATTGCCAGGGATCTTCTTGAGTACCGTTACCGCATCCTGCCCCATGCCCGGGGCAGGGCAGCCCAGCTCGGCTATCCCGGGGCTCTCTATCCCTGGCGAACCATCAACGGAAATGAAGCCTCTGCCTTTTTTCCCGCCGGTACCGCTCAGTATCACATTAATGCCGATATCGCCTATGCAGTGGTAAAGTACCTTGATGTAAGCGGCGACGAGAGCTTTCTGGCCCATGGAGCGGAGATTCTCCTCGAAACCGCCCGTTTCTGGTACGGTTTCGGAGACTTTATCCCCTCCCGCGGCGGTGCTTTCTGTATCAACTGCGTTACCGGACCCGATGAATATACTGCGCTGGTAGATAATAACTACTATACCAACCTCATGGCCCGGGAGAATCTTCGCAGTGCGGTTCGCTTCCTCGATCTCTTGAAAAAGCGACAGCCGGAGGCATGGAAAGGCCTTGTCGACTCCGTCGGCCTTGATCCCGGGGAGCCCCAGGCGTGGCTTACGGCCGCGGATGCCATGTACCTTCCCTATAACGAAGATCTTGGAGTTACACCTCAGGACGACACCTTTCTCTCCAAAGCTCGCTGGGAGCGGGCTTCCGTCCCTATCGAGCGGCGTCCCCTGCTCCTGCATTACCACCCCCTTACCATCTACCGCTACCAGATCCTTAAGCAGGCGGACCTTGTCCTTGCCCAGATGCTTTTGGGACGCTATTTCTCCCATGCCCAGAAAAAACGCGACTTCGACTATTACGATCCCCTGACCACCGCCGACTCCTCCCTAAGCCCCTGCATCCAAGGGGTGATGGCCGCTCGGCTTGGATACGCTGAGGAAAGTTATCGACATTTCACACGCAGCGTGAGGATGGATCTGGACGACGTCAACGGCAATGTCCGGGACGGCATACACGCCGCCGCCATGGCCGGATCATGGATCAGCCTTGTTTACGGCTTTGCAGGACTGGAAGATTACGACGGCATGCTTAGATTTGCTCCCGCTCTGCCGGCAGCCTGGAGCCGCCTTTCTTTTTCCCTGAGAAAGGGACATTCGGCCCTCGAGGTCAGCATCGGCCACGAAGAGGTCTCCTACCGAATCAAACGGGGAGGGGCCCTGACCATTTTCCATGAAGGACGCAGACATAAGATTTTTCCCGGCTCTCCCCTGGTGATAAGCATGAGACCGGAGCTCGAAGCGGTAATTTTCGACCTCGACGGCGTTATCACCGATTCGGCCGAGTATCATTACCTCGCCTGGAAGCAACTCTGCGACGAACTTGAGATTCCCTTTGACCGGCAGTTCAACAACAATCTCAAAGGGGTAGGCAGAATGGCAAGCCTTGAGCTGCTTCTCGCCCGCGGTACGCGCCGCTACAGCCCTGAGGAAAAGGCCGCCTTTGCCGCCAGAAAAAACAAATACTACAAAAAACTGATTGCCCGTATTACCCCGGACGATCTGCTTCCCGGCATTGATGCCCTTCTTTCGGAGTTGCATGAGGCCGGCATTCGGACCGCCCTTGCTTCGGCAAGCAGAAATGCAGGTGCTATTCTCGGCTACCTGGGGATCTCCGACCGCTTTGATGTGGTGACCGATCCCGGTGCCCTCAAAAAGGGTAAGCCCGATCCGGAACAATTCTTCCTTGCCGCCGAGCTTTTGGGGGTTCCCTACCGCAACTGCATTGGCGTAGAAGACGCCCAAGCCGGTATCGACGCCATAAACGCCGCCGGAATGCTCTCCGTCGGCATCGGCGGCTATCTCGAAGGGGCCGCCTTGCGTCTGTCTTCCACCGCAGAGCTTTCACTGGAGCGTCTGCGGGAGGCCTTCTTTCGGCGGTGACATGTTCTTAGTGTTCCGAATCCTGGTGGTCTGCATGCCCTTTTGTCTGTACCATACTCGATATAGTGCCGGTGCTCGCTTTTTTTTATGGTTTTTCCTCCAGGTGGCTACGGGAAAAGGAGTTATGTTCCTCCAATCACCAGGATTCGGAACAGTAGGTATTTTTTTGGGGGGGGCAGCCGCCCCCTCGCTGCAAAGCCGCTTTCTCCGTCCGCCTCTTCCGGCTCCGTCCCCTCCGCCGGGGCGGCCGGGCGGCTTTTCCGCTCCCCCCGGGAACGACTATGCGGAAAGGATGAATTTCGAGCGTATTGTATGAAGCGTCGTCTCGTCGATTCCGATTGCTTTGAGATAGGGAACCGCACCGCCGTAGCGTTTTTCCAGAAATTCTATAACGAGCTGCATGTTATAATAATTTGATCCCGATATGTCGCTCGTGAAATCTCGGATATAGCTATGGCTCACCTCATAATCGGCAATGATGTCTTCCTTTGGAACATCGGCAATGCTCAGTAAGAACATGCTTATGATGCCGGTACGGTCCTTTCCTGCGGCACAATGATAGATCGCCCTTCCTGCATTGGCGAGAATTTTGAGGGTTTTTGCTATCTCTTCCTGCCCGAAGCTAAGAATTTGGCGATACATTCGGTGGAGGGTCCGTGTATCGGTGACCGAAGAGTTTACGTTGATATCTTTTGCCTCAACACAGCCCATTAAGGAGATGTGATGATATGATGCGCCTTCCGGAATTCTATCGGGGGAGAGCGCTCTTTCCTCTTCATAGCGTAAATCGATTATGGTGTCGATGTGCGCCGTTCGTAGCATGTTTAGGTCTTCTTCCGTTGCATGATGGAGATGTGTGGAACGGAAAAATATTCCGTATCGGGTTGCCTCCCCGTTTTTACACGGATAGCCTCCCAAATCTCGGAAGTTCGCCACTCCTTGCAGGTTCCATCGCCGTAATGCTTTCATGAGTTTGTCCTTTTACTCTCTTTTTTTACCATGGGGAGGGGATCCCTCGAGGTTTCTGCCGATCCAAAGAAAAAGAAAAAATCCTGTAATTCTGTCTCCATCATTGCATTGCGTTCATGATATTTTCGTGCCTCTTCCAGTTGGGGCGTTCTGTCATACGGAATCCGTTTGAGCGTAAGCCTTCCCTCTTCGATACATGCATAATGCGCCGATTTGTCGGGATCGTCCGGGCGACGGTATGATACACTGCCGGGATTTATCCATTCCATCCCGGTTGCCAGTTGATGCCTGCATTGTCTGTGTGAATGTCCGAAAATCATTCTTTTTCGCTCCGCGTTCCAGTATTCCTTGGGTGTATGAGATTTCCAGTAAAGCTCAAACTGGTGTGATGTTTCTATGCAGCCGTAGGCCTCGTCGTACTGGTGCTGCATAAGATAGTGCCAACCGTCGGCCTCAAAGAAACGGTGGAGGGGCAAAGCGGATAGATATGAAATATCCTGATTCGATAACCGTTCACAATTGTAGTGTACCCATTTATACATCGCGGGAGCAATGTTGCGGAATTCATGTTCATGATATGTTTTAGCGACATGGCGGTCATGATTTCCCTGTACAATCATGGAATTCTCTTTTTTTTGTCGTAATGTCGATATGACCTCTTTCGGTGCTATCCCGTAATCGACAAGATCTCCCGCACAACATAGTTGATCATACGTTTTTTCCGCCGAAAGAATCGTCTCAAGCGCCCAGATATTACTGTGTATATCTGAGACGACAAGCAACTTCATACAACAGCTCCTTTTTTCATGTGGTATGGTAATAGGACTTTGCCGGTAAACTGCGGTGATGATAAACGCATCAAAATGGTATGTCAATCGATTGATATAATAAATATATTTACCGCTTGACATACAGATGATATGGCGTATACTGACAAAAAATGAGAAAATTGTGAGAAAATGGTTAATAAAGTATTAGTTGACATCGATATACCTGATGTTACGCGTAGTTTTGGTGTGGATATGGAAAGCATTTTGCTTTTTATATGTCAAACGGTTGACTTTTTTATTTTTTAGAGAGGAGAGTGTTTTATGAAAAAAACGATTCTTATTCTGCTTGTACTTCTTCTTCCCTTGGTTTTAGTTTGTGCGGAGGGTAAGCAGGAGGCATCTGCTTCAGGTGATACGGCGCAGATCAAGGTGTGGGTCAGCAGTGGTGCAGAGGATGATATCTACAGGAATATGTTCGACAACATGGAATCGGCATTGGGTATCGCCATTAATGATGAGTATTATCCGAAGGATGAACTTGATAGCAAACTGAAGATGGCTCCCGTTGTCGGGGATGCTCCTGATATGATCGTGGTTGACTATCTTCAGATTCCATCCTACTACGAGGCCGGATTAATAGCATCTCTTGACGGACGAATACCCGATACGCTGAAAAACGATTTGATTCCCTCGGTGATAGCGGAATCCACCTATGATGGAAAATTCATTACCACTGCGCAGTTTGATGCAGGGATGGCGATGTGGGCGAACAAGAGCATGCTGGAACATGCAGGAATCAGAATACCCGCGAGCTACAAAGAGGCATGGGACAGAAAAGAGTTCGAGGATGCCTTGGCAAGGCTGAAGGCCGATGGAGTGCCGTATCCGATCTATATTCGGCAGAACAAGCCTTCTTCCCTGTATTTTATGTATTTGCCGGTTGTCGCAAGCTTTGGCGGTGATTTCATCAATCGTGATACCATGCTGACGGAAGGGACCCTGGATAGCCCGGAAACCATCGCTGCCTATGATTATATCTCATGGCTTATCGACAAGGGCTATATGAATGGCGCTTGTGACTATGAGAATGGTTTTTACGGAAGAAAAGAAAGTGCAATAGCCCTGCTTGGACATTGGAAGTACAAGGATCATGTGACAAATCTCGGTGATGATGCCATCCTGGTGCCAATCCCCGATTTCGGTAATGGGGTCTATACATGTTCCGGTTCAACGGTCTGGGCAATGACGACTTCGGCAAGCGAAAACGGTACTGCAGATGTGGTATGGAAGGTAATTGAAAAGAGCCTTGATCCTGAAAACATCAACCTGGTAACGGGCTTCAACGGGGCTATTCCCTCGAGAAAATCGGTTATGAACAGCAACCCTGAACTTCAGAAAGGAGGACGATTGTATTTGTACCGTGAACAGTTGGAAGCCGGTATATCTGTTCTTAGGCCTTTAACCCCTGCTCATATGACGATCTATAGTGCAGTACAGTCGGCAACAGCCGATATTATAGCCGGTTCAGATGCTGCGACGACCTTACACAACACGGCTGTGTCCATAGATGAAATCATCAAAGATAACGGTTGGAATAAATAAGCGATTGTCTTAACCAATACGGGGGGCATACAGTTTCGTATGCCCTCCTTTCTTGCACTTCGGAGTATCTTTACCATGAATAGAAGAAGCATTTCGTTGAGAAGAAGTCATCACATTCGTGACGGGCAAACAGCAACGGCCTGGCTGTTTTGTGCGCCTGCACTACTTTCGGTTTTTTTGTTTTACCTTATCCCTTTTTGTCTCTCGATTGCATATTCCTTTACAAATAAGATGCTTGTTCCGCGGATAGGACGATCGACCGAGTTTGTTGGGGTGGGAAACTATCTGAAAATTCTTTCAAACGATATCGCGGCAAAGGCTTTCGTCAATACCGGTCTCTACGCGCTTATGGTCGTACCCGCCATTATGGTAATTGGTACCATCTTAGCCGTGTTCGTAAACAGGCAGGTAAAGGGAGTGAAAACCTTCCGGGCGATTTACTTTAGCCCGCAGGTCGTGACAATGACCGTCGTGGCGGTTGTTTGGTCTTTTATTTTTTCGCCGGGAGAGAGCGGGCTCCTTAATTCTTTTTTAGGATTGATAGGAATACCACCTCAGAGCTGGCTTCAGAACTCGAATCAGGCCCTGTTCTGTATTGCCGTTATGTACATATGGCAATCCTTAGGTCTTCAGATGATAATAATCCTGGGGGGGCTGCAGTATATTCCGGAAGAGCTTTACGAAGCAGGTCGTCTGGACGGTTGCAGCATTGTTCAGAAATTTCTTTACATCACCGTGCCTCTGCTGAAAAACACCCTGGTCTATGTCCTTATTTCCACGACCATCAATACCCTGAAGCTTTTCACCCAGGTCTATGTTTTGACGAACGGTGGTCCAAACCATTCAACAACTTCAGTTGTATATCTGCTGTATAAAGCCGGTTTTATCAATAGTCAGTTGGGCTATTCTTCGGCCATTGCCGTTGTCTTTTTCCTGATTGTGCTGATCATTTCGCTGATCCAGAATTATGCCATGAGCGAGAAGTAATATTATGATATCAATATCCATACGTCGAAAACATATATCTGTCGCATGTTTGTATCTTGCCTACATAGTGGTCGCATGCCTATTTGTGCTTCCTATGCTTTACATGTTTGTCTCTTCCGTGAAAACTGATGCCCAAATTGTAGAAGATATGTCGACCTTCAGGGCCTTTATTCCTTCCGGCCATATCTCCGCAGAAAACTACTCGGCAATAATAGGAAAGGTGAATTTCTTTAAGTTTTTTAAGAATTCCGCGGTTGTTGCCATCCTGAATGTCTCGTTGGTTACCATTCTCAATGCAATGATGGGATATGCCTTGGGATTGCTTAGCTTCAAGGGAAAGAAGTTTATGATTTCTTTTATTATTGCGCTTGCAATCATTCCCACCGAATCTGTTATCATCAACCGTTTTATGGTTGCGCTTCATTTGCACATGCTTAACAGCTACGCAGGGCTTGCATTACCAACTGTCGGCTATCCCATGTTTATTTTTTTGTATTATAACCATTTTAAGGGGATGCCGAGGGAGTTGCTCGAGGCCGCTATCGTTGATGGTGAAACCTATAACGGTATATTCTGGAAAATCATGCTCCCATTGTCGAAACCGGTCATCTCCACGGTTGCCATTATGGGATTTATTCGATCCTGGGGCGATCTGCTATGGCCGACTCTTGTTACCCGGGATGAAACATATCGAACCCTTCCCCTGGCTTTACGTGCGTTGTCCACCGATGTCTATATCTTCTGGGGACAAATTTTTGCCTTCGCATCACTTATGACGCTGCCGGTCCTTATCATATTTGTATTGTTCCAAAAGCAATTCATTCAATCCCTGGCAATGACTGGTATCAAAGGTTAGCCATGCGAATCAAATATCTCGGAACAGGAGCTGCCGAGGGTTTTCCCGGGCTTTTTTGCGAATGTGCGGCTTGCAGGAAGGCAAGGGACCGGCGGGGAAAAAACCTGAAGATGAGAAGTTGTACGTTATTGAACGACTCTGTCCTCATCGACATATCTCCCGACATTTTTGCACAAAGCCTCTCCTTCGGCATTCGCATGTCGAAGATTAAGGCAATTGTCTGTACCCATTCACATGAAGATCACTTGGACCTTTTTTCCCTGATGTTAAGGTGCCGGACCGGATCCTCCCATCTCCCCGATATACCCCCTTCTCAAAATCACATCCATGTCTACGGGAGCAGTGCAATTATCGGAAAAATAGAACATGCCTTTTCCTCCCAGCCACATGCCGATAGAAACATTCTTATTTTTCATGAACTGAAAGCCTACCGGCCCTATCTGATCGAGGGCCTGGAATTTACTCCACTGCCGGCACAGCATATCCCCGACGAAGAGTGCTTCCTCTATTGCGTCCGGGAAGGGAAACACTCCTTACTCTACGCCAATGATACCGGTGCCCCAACCGAAGATTTTTTTTCCGGGGTCGAACGCTTGCCTCACCCCTTTAGCGTCGTAAGCCTCGATTGCGCCCGGGGAACGCTCGATGGCGATGGACATATGGGGATCAAGGAAGTTCGGTCGCTCTGCGGAAAGCTGAAAGAAATGGGAAGAATTACCCCTGCTTCTCGAATCTACCTCAACCATTTCTCTCATATGTGCGGTATGATACATGATGAGTTTCAGGACTTGATAGCTGAAGAAGGCCTGAGGCTTACCTACGATGGCTTGACCCTTGAGGTCTCTGATGATGGCTTTTTCACTAGGAGCATGTAAGTGGCTACGATCAAGGATGTTGCGGAGCGTGCCGGTATTACCGTGACCACTGTTTCTCGGGTCCTAAACAACAGAGGATATATAAGCGACAAGACCAGAAAAAAAGTCTATCAGGCGATGAAAGAGTTGGATTATCGTCCCAACGCGATTGCCCGTGCTCTGGCACAGAATCAGACCAACTCGATCGGTATTATTGTACCCTCTCTGTTGCATCCCTTTTTTGCCGTGAGTATTAATTACTTTGAGTTGTATGCGGCACAGCATGGCTTCAAGATAATGATCTGCAATTCTCAGCGGAATATCGAAAAAGAAATGGAATACTTCGATATGCTAAGATCAAATAAGGTTGCCGGAATTATCTTATGTACACGAAGTGGAGAGGTTGAAAAATACCTCGGCTACTCTTTTCCGGTAGTGACCTTTGAGCGATCTATTTCCAATCAGATTCCTGCTGTTCTCTGCGATAATTACCTCGGAGGGGTTCTGGCAACCAAACATCTCCTGGAATCGGGCTGTACCCATCCGGCAATGCTTAACGGCAGCCTGCATGTCCGTCTTCCCGCCGATGACAGAGCAAAGGCTTTCATCGACATATGTAATGCGGCGAACGTTCATCCTCTGATATTTACGACGAATGAGGAACAGTTTGATAATCGTCGCTATAGGCCCGAGATAGATACCCTGATTGAAGAAAATCCGGAGATAGACGGTATCTTTGCATCAAGTGACGTCATTGCTGCACAGGCTATTCAGGCCTGTTACAAGAAGGGGATTCGTATTCCCGAGGATGTGAAACTTGTTGGTTTCGACGACATAGAAATAGCAACCCTGACCACCCCGACGCTCACTACCATCCGCCAGCCCATAGAACTGATGTGTAAATATGCAATCGAGATCATTCTTCAGAAAATGAAAGGGGAGGTCGTCCCGATTCGAACGGTCCTGCCGGTTACATTGGTGCGGCGGGAATCCTCCGAAACCACTCCGTGATTTTTGCAGCGTATGTTTTGTAATGAGCCATGAATAGCCTCAGTCGCTTCTTGTGTAGTATCTTTAGGATCAGTATACCGTGTAATCGGTGCAAGGAGCGTGCTGATGGCATCCCAAAAGAGCATACATGATGAATATCCCTTCTCTGATATGATTTTTACATCAAAGCATCTGGTGGCAGCCAAGCATTTGTTTGAACCGATTATTCGACATCGGGGGGCAGAGTACTTTCGGGAAGGCCGGGTGGCCTTCGAAAGCCTCTCTCCTGAAGGAGCCTTTTTCTCGGTGGAGGGGAGCCGGGGAATGCCCTATTCTGTTGTGCTTAGGACGAAGGGAGACAAAGGAGACGACCTTTCGGCTTCAAGCTGCAATTGTCCCTACGATGACTTTTGTAAGCATATTTGGGCATCCCTGCTGACGGCAATAAACGACAAGCTTCCTTTACCTTCCGGATTAGGGATTTCGAAGTCGTTCTCTCGTGCCTCTGGAGAATCCTGGGTCCGTGATCTGATCAAAGAGCCGCAGCATCCTGTCCGCGATCCGAAGAAGCGGTTCCGCCT is a window from the Sediminispirochaeta bajacaliforniensis DSM 16054 genome containing:
- a CDS encoding LacI family DNA-binding transcriptional regulator, coding for MATIKDVAERAGITVTTVSRVLNNRGYISDKTRKKVYQAMKELDYRPNAIARALAQNQTNSIGIIVPSLLHPFFAVSINYFELYAAQHGFKIMICNSQRNIEKEMEYFDMLRSNKVAGIILCTRSGEVEKYLGYSFPVVTFERSISNQIPAVLCDNYLGGVLATKHLLESGCTHPAMLNGSLHVRLPADDRAKAFIDICNAANVHPLIFTTNEEQFDNRRYRPEIDTLIEENPEIDGIFASSDVIAAQAIQACYKKGIRIPEDVKLVGFDDIEIATLTTPTLTTIRQPIELMCKYAIEIILQKMKGEVVPIRTVLPVTLVRRESSETTP